A region of Leishmania infantum JPCM5 genome chromosome 31 DNA encodes the following proteins:
- a CDS encoding putative p-nitrophenylphosphatase — MASSIANPAELKELLDSIDYILVDLDGVVWSGEKVISRIPEALDHIRSFGKSLRFISNTLILQRCDLVKKFESLGIRGVLPHEIYSAAYASALYIQEKFSSPEDRLVHANVFVMGPIGLHNEVQSVLAPDYSTYGSELHSVVYSPDLVAEAWTEPILPAPRYAGCKQKISLQDLNPVAVVIGVDYAMNMTELAAAVALLQGTEALFVATNPDPADPVGANRFLLPSSGAILAAVTTATGRQPDVLCGKPSSTMGHLLIEKEAQDGKVVVLHRALMVGDRLMTDIQFGKGIGARTALVLSGAEKLTRVEELAGEGRTQELPDLVLNSLADFLAVPVSTA, encoded by the coding sequence gctcGACTCAATCGACTATATTCTTGTCGACCTCGACGGTGTTGTCTGGTCCGGGGAGAAGGTCATCTCACGCATCCCGGAGGCACTCGATCACATCCGTTCCTTCGGCAAGAGCCTTCGCTTCATTTCGAACACGCTCATCCTGCAGCGATGCGACCTAGTTAAAAAGTTCGAGTCTCTCGGTATCCGCGGCGTGCTCCCACACGAGATCTACAGTGCGGCCTACGCCAGTGCCTTGTACATCCAGGAGAAGTTTTCCAGTCCAGAGGACAGGCTCGTGCACGCCAATGTCTTTGTCATGGGTCCAATCGGCCTTCATAATGAGGTGCAGTCCGTCCTGGCTCCTGATTACTCGACCTATGGTTCGGAGCTCCACTCCGTGGTCTACTCGCCGGACCTCGTGGCAGAAGCCTGGACGGAGCCGATTCTCCCCGCCCCGCGCTATGCTGGGTGCAAGCAGAAGATCTCTCTGCAGGATCTTAACCCCGTCGCGGTTGTCATTGGAGTGGACTACGCCATGAACATGACGGAGCTGGCAGCTGCGGTAGCGTTGCTGCAAGGAACCGAGGCGCTCTTCGTGGCCACGAACCCCGATCCCGCCGACCCTGTCGGCGCGAAccgcttcctccttccctcctcgGGTGCCATTCTAGCAGCTGTCACGACCGCCACTGGCCGCCAGCCGGACGTGCTGTGCGGAAAACCTAGCTCAACCATGGGCCACCTGCTGATTgagaaggaggcgcaggacGGAAAGGTAGTGGTGCTGCACCGTGCGCTGATGGTGGGCGACCGCCTCATGACGGACATTCAGTTTGGCAAAGGCATTGGTGCCCGCACTGCGCTGGTGCTGAGCGGCGCGGAGAAGCTCACGCgtgtggaggagctggccgGTGAGGGCAGAACGCAGGAGCTCCCGGACCTTGTGCTCAACTCGCTCGCCGACTTCCTCGCTGTACCCGTGAGCACCGCCTAG